The genomic segment ATGGTGCGCTCTAGGTTGCGCATCTGCTCCTCGCCGCCGAGGGAGGTGACGGCCTCCTCGAGTTCGGCGTAGCGCGAACGGGCATCGTCGATCAATGCGCTGCGCAGATCCTCGGCGTCGAGCTCGCCGGCAGCACCATAGGTGGTGCCATCGATGAGTTCTTGGTAGCCGAAGCTGGGGCCGTAGAGCGCCTCAAGTGCGTTCCACAGCTCGTCGAGGTCCCAGTCCTCCACGTAGCCATGGGCGGTGGCGGCGGAGACATAGGCGGAGAGGGTCTCGTCGATCATGTTCTTCACGAAGGGCTCAACGTCCATGCCTTCGAGGATCTCGCGACGCTCGCCGTAGACCACCTTGCGCTGCTCATTCATCACTTCGTCGTACTTGAGCACGTTCTTACGTGCCTCGAAGTTCTGGTTTTCCACCTGCGACTGGGCGGTCTTGATGGAGTTGGACACCATCTTGGCCTCGATCGGCACATCGTCCGGCACGTTCAGGCGGTTCATCATGGACTCGATGGCTTGGCCGCGGAAACGCACCATGAGCTCATCGCGCAGCGAGAGGTAGAAGCGAGTTTCACCCGGATCACCCTGACGTCCCGAACGGCCGCGCAGCTGGTTATCGATACGGCGCGACTCGTGCCGCTCGGTGCCCAGCACATACAACCCGCCGGCTTCACGTACCTGCTCGGCGTACTTCTCGGAGCGCTTCTTGGCATCGGCGATGGCCTGATCCCACGCCTCCTCGTACTCCTCCGGGTTTTCCACCGGATCTAGGCCGCGCTCACGCAGCGCCAAGTCCGCGAGGATGTCTGGGTTACCACCCAGCACGATGTCGGTACCACGACCAGCCATGTTGGTGGCCACGGTGACATTGCCCGGCAGACCTGCCTGGGCCACATACTGGGCTTCCTGCTCGTGGTGCTTGGCGTTGAGCACGTTGTGCTTGATACCGCGACGCTGCAGCAGCACAGAGAGGTACTCGGAGCGTTCCACGGAGGTGGTGCCCACCAGCACCGGCTGGCCCTTGTCTACGCGCTCGGCGATGTCATCGGCCACGGCCGCGAACTTCGCCTCCTGCGTCTTGTAAATCAAGTCCGGCTCATCGGTGCGCTGGTTGGGGCGGTTCGGTGGCACGGCGATCACGTTGAGCTTGTAGATCTGGTGCAGCTCGGCGGCCTCGGTTTCAGCGGTACCGGTCATGCCGGCCAGCTTGTCGTAGAGGCGGAAGTAATTCTGCAGGGTGATGGTGGCGAGAGTTTGGTTCTCGTTTTTAATCTCCACCTGCTCCTTGGCCTCGATGGCCTGGTGCATGCCTTCGTTATAGCGGCGCCCAGAGAGCACACGGCCAGTGAACTCGTCCACGATCATCACTTCACCGTTGCGCACGATGTAGTCCTTATCGCGGGTGAACAGCTCCTTGGCCTTGAGCGCATTATTGAGGTAGCTGACCAGCTGCGAGTGCTCGGGGGCGTAGAGGTTATCGATGCCGAGTTGGTCCTCGACGAAGGCCACACCCTCTTCCTTCACGCCGATGGTGCGCTTGCGCACATCCACCTCGTAGTGGATGTCTTTCTTCATCAGCGGCGCGATCTGCGAGAAGGCGGTGTACCACTGCGAGGTTCCCTCCACAGCACCGGAGATGATCAACGGGGTACGGGCCTCGTCGATGAGGATGGAGTCCACCTCATCCACGATGGCGTAGTGGTGGCCGCGCTGCACCAAATCGTCGAGCGTGCGCGCCATGTTGTCACGCAGGTAGTCGAAGCCAAACTCATTATTGGTGCCGTAAG from the Corynebacterium ciconiae DSM 44920 genome contains:
- the secA gene encoding preprotein translocase subunit SecA, with the translated sequence MGEGRAVKRLRNLADQVIAVESDYEKLSDDELRAKTDEFKKRLEDGETVDDLVVEAFAVAREASWRVLGQKHYPVQIMGGGALHFGNVAEMKTGEGKTLTCVLPAYLNALEGKGVHVVTVNDYLAKRDSEWMGRVHRFLGLRTDVILASKTPAQRREAYAADITYGTNNEFGFDYLRDNMARTLDDLVQRGHHYAIVDEVDSILIDEARTPLIISGAVEGTSQWYTAFSQIAPLMKKDIHYEVDVRKRTIGVKEEGVAFVEDQLGIDNLYAPEHSQLVSYLNNALKAKELFTRDKDYIVRNGEVMIVDEFTGRVLSGRRYNEGMHQAIEAKEQVEIKNENQTLATITLQNYFRLYDKLAGMTGTAETEAAELHQIYKLNVIAVPPNRPNQRTDEPDLIYKTQEAKFAAVADDIAERVDKGQPVLVGTTSVERSEYLSVLLQRRGIKHNVLNAKHHEQEAQYVAQAGLPGNVTVATNMAGRGTDIVLGGNPDILADLALRERGLDPVENPEEYEEAWDQAIADAKKRSEKYAEQVREAGGLYVLGTERHESRRIDNQLRGRSGRQGDPGETRFYLSLRDELMVRFRGQAIESMMNRLNVPDDVPIEAKMVSNSIKTAQSQVENQNFEARKNVLKYDEVMNEQRKVVYGERREILEGMDVEPFVKNMIDETLSAYVSAATAHGYVEDWDLDELWNALEALYGPSFGYQELIDGTTYGAAGELDAEDLRSALIDDARSRYAELEEAVTSLGGEEQMRNLERTIILSIVDQKWREHLYEMDYLKEGIGLRAMAQRDPLVEYQKEGGDMFNAMKDGIKEETVRQLFLLRQQFVPKMEEAGTADINNDGKIDAEDIGGDVAKVREAESKRTYRGPAEQ